One part of the Sulfolobus tengchongensis genome encodes these proteins:
- a CDS encoding cupin domain-containing protein, producing the protein MSGQSVKTRVPYQQEGRADRVFLRGLTGEYSLKEELKRLRSLPRVIKAEEVPWVDGPQVFSKHMLVPEDGLGQTIHIHVEEYAPGARSQMHGHVNEAMFYILDGKGYDIHDGEKLEWEAGDVVIVPNHTVHQHFNADPNKPARAVVIKTKPMFIFMNMIFQKTVKPRPKEDLGYTPRDEPETEG; encoded by the coding sequence ATGAGCGGTCAATCCGTAAAAACAAGGGTACCATATCAGCAGGAGGGAAGAGCAGATAGAGTATTCTTAAGAGGGCTAACGGGAGAATATAGTTTAAAAGAAGAGTTAAAGAGATTACGTTCATTACCTAGAGTGATTAAAGCAGAAGAAGTCCCATGGGTTGATGGTCCTCAAGTCTTCAGTAAGCACATGTTAGTCCCAGAAGACGGTTTAGGCCAGACCATACATATTCATGTAGAAGAATATGCCCCTGGTGCCCGTTCCCAAATGCATGGACATGTTAATGAGGCGATGTTTTACATACTAGATGGCAAAGGATATGATATTCATGATGGTGAAAAACTTGAGTGGGAGGCAGGAGATGTCGTAATAGTACCTAATCATACTGTCCATCAGCATTTTAATGCAGATCCAAATAAACCAGCTAGGGCTGTTGTTATAAAGACAAAACCGATGTTCATTTTCATGAATATGATCTTCCAGAAAACAGTAAAACCTAGACCAAAAGAAGATTTAGGATACACACCTAGGGATGAGCCTGAAACAGAGGGATGA
- a CDS encoding cupin domain-containing protein has protein sequence MAWEEAKKWLQGNMTSDYFQELLKNSHRWPYKERKKQVIKPWEMPWEVTPNGIIKWLANEKMDIAIRTLDAYMLFIPPYSRSGKERHLAEEYVYVVEGKGYDLHQDCDFDITEQGYNLQCSDEIKRFDWKAGDVIYIPPNVIHQHFNASNDKPARLIVAMSRLYKWAGLNDFEIIENAPEYDEAKSLPPDKLVEYVAKRLGKSS, from the coding sequence ATGGCGTGGGAAGAGGCTAAGAAATGGCTCCAGGGTAATATGACTTCTGATTATTTTCAAGAATTATTAAAAAATTCACATAGATGGCCCTATAAAGAAAGGAAGAAGCAAGTTATTAAGCCCTGGGAAATGCCCTGGGAAGTTACACCTAATGGAATAATAAAGTGGTTAGCTAATGAAAAAATGGATATAGCTATACGTACTTTGGATGCTTATATGCTATTCATACCTCCTTATAGTCGTTCTGGAAAGGAAAGGCATCTTGCAGAAGAATATGTCTATGTAGTTGAAGGTAAAGGATACGACCTACATCAGGATTGTGATTTCGATATTACTGAGCAAGGCTATAATCTTCAGTGTTCCGATGAGATTAAGAGATTTGATTGGAAAGCTGGAGATGTAATATACATACCACCTAATGTTATTCACCAGCATTTTAATGCCTCTAATGATAAGCCTGCTAGGTTAATTGTAGCTATGAGCAGGTTATATAAGTGGGCTGGGCTAAACGATTTTGAGATTATAGAAAATGCGCCAGAATACGATGAGGCTAAGTCCTTACCGCCAGATAAGCTAGTTGAGTACGTAGCAAAAAGATTAGGTAAGTCAAGTTAA